A single genomic interval of Halorubrum aethiopicum harbors:
- a CDS encoding DUF502 domain-containing protein, giving the protein MSTWKRDFASGLIVLAPLLVLLLVIRWIYLHIASIPLIDALQPNWIPAPLEPISRVVIAVAVFSTLVLAVGYFMRTTLGRLAEAKVDDAINRIPALRVVYNASKLAAETAISGTDELQNPVYLETWPGIRMTAFRTGKKTRDGKIVLFMPTAPNITTGFVIEVEPERVEDTGESVEEGMTRILSAGFGESAHQIPVEEERPPADDGPEDHRPGVAHPGKAAGDRPEGDGGSASAEGDESTGSGGS; this is encoded by the coding sequence ATGTCCACGTGGAAACGCGACTTCGCCAGCGGGCTCATCGTGTTGGCCCCGCTCCTCGTTCTGCTCCTCGTCATCCGGTGGATCTACCTCCACATCGCGTCGATCCCGCTCATCGACGCGCTCCAGCCGAACTGGATCCCCGCTCCGCTGGAGCCGATCTCGCGGGTCGTCATCGCCGTCGCCGTCTTCTCGACGCTCGTGCTCGCGGTCGGCTACTTCATGCGGACGACGCTCGGCCGGCTCGCGGAGGCGAAGGTCGACGACGCGATAAACCGGATCCCCGCGCTCCGCGTGGTGTACAACGCCTCGAAGCTGGCGGCCGAGACCGCCATCTCCGGCACCGACGAGCTTCAGAACCCGGTGTACCTCGAGACGTGGCCCGGCATCCGGATGACCGCGTTCCGGACGGGCAAGAAGACCCGCGACGGGAAGATCGTCCTCTTCATGCCGACCGCGCCGAACATCACCACCGGCTTCGTCATCGAGGTCGAGCCCGAGCGGGTCGAGGACACCGGCGAGAGCGTCGAGGAGGGGATGACGCGGATCCTCTCGGCGGGCTTCGGCGAGTCCGCCCACCAGATCCCCGTTGAGGAGGAGCGCCCGCCCGCGGACGACGGACCCGAGGACCACCGTCCCGGCGTCGCCCATCCGGGGAAGGCGGCGGGGGATCGGCCGGAGGGCGACGGGGGATCCGCGAGCGCCGAGGGCGACGAGTCGACCGGGAGTGGCGGTTCGTGA
- the sugE gene encoding quaternary ammonium compound efflux SMR transporter SugE: protein MSWYLLILAGLFEIAWAIGLEYSEGFSKPLPTLATGVAIVVSMVLLARAVEDLPVGTAYAVWTGIGAVGTASLGVVLFDEPATLVRAGCIGLIVVGIVGLHLASGGH, encoded by the coding sequence ATGTCGTGGTACCTCCTGATCCTCGCCGGGCTGTTCGAGATCGCGTGGGCGATCGGCCTCGAGTACTCCGAGGGGTTCTCCAAACCCCTCCCGACCCTCGCGACCGGCGTCGCCATCGTCGTCAGCATGGTGCTTCTGGCGCGGGCCGTCGAGGACCTCCCCGTGGGCACGGCCTACGCGGTGTGGACCGGGATCGGGGCCGTCGGCACCGCGTCGCTCGGGGTCGTCCTCTTCGACGAGCCGGCCACGCTCGTCCGCGCCGGCTGTATCGGCCTCATCGTCGTCGGCATCGTCGGGCTCCACCTGGCGTCCGGCGGGCACTGA
- a CDS encoding HVO_0416 family zinc finger protein — protein sequence MSSAPSTNDDVFDEFLSDRGHETEIVRWERSYNKLQCPECGALHPEGTASCSVCDWRPT from the coding sequence ATGTCTAGCGCACCCAGCACGAACGACGACGTGTTCGACGAGTTCCTGTCCGACCGGGGCCACGAGACGGAGATCGTACGCTGGGAGCGATCGTATAACAAGCTTCAGTGCCCCGAGTGTGGTGCGCTTCACCCGGAGGGCACCGCCAGTTGCTCCGTCTGCGACTGGCGGCCGACCTGA
- a CDS encoding sensor histidine kinase yields MDLVLFSHVGVFAVSALACVASLPRVRRIRHADTRRGLAALLLSVAVWSIGYVGYLLAPGAAGKVAWYTVGFVFAFVAVGAWLYFCAAYTGRPPGRAPYRNAAIAVFSVFTALKLTNAFHGLYFTTAWTSEPFPHLAIRHELLYWVVLGLSYVVIGVGFFMLLERFYYTGADSRPLAALVVVTGIPVVATLFGGRVEWLLPLMYEPPGVALFAVGTLFVYSNRLETIRLTGASDKPAIYLDGDGRVRDYNTSAREILPSLADSIGEPIESVNAAVADGLETDGVCAIDREGEPRSYEVVSTPFTVGDVPTGRLVTLTDVTDREAYRRRLEMKTEQLEALNRVVRHDIRNDMAVILGWMETFEGRVDDDLEPVLDRVLRKGTHVVELTETARDFIESLSTEGAVDLRPVDVRETVDTELAAVRESFPDATFRVDGEIPDVRVRGNQMLSSVLRNLLENAVRHNDEATPEVAVAVETAGETVRISVRDNGPGIPDERKREVFGKGEKGLDSPGTGIGLYLVHVLTNQFGGEVWVEDAEPKGSVFVVELVNADRAEGAADDADRPPRYPPNL; encoded by the coding sequence ATGGACCTCGTCCTGTTCAGTCACGTGGGCGTCTTCGCCGTCTCCGCGCTCGCCTGCGTGGCGAGTCTCCCGCGCGTGCGACGCATCCGACACGCCGACACCCGCCGCGGGCTGGCGGCGCTCCTCCTCTCGGTCGCCGTCTGGTCGATCGGGTACGTCGGGTACCTGCTCGCTCCGGGCGCCGCGGGCAAGGTCGCGTGGTACACGGTGGGGTTCGTGTTCGCGTTCGTCGCCGTCGGCGCGTGGCTGTACTTCTGTGCCGCCTACACGGGTCGCCCGCCGGGACGGGCCCCGTACCGGAACGCCGCGATAGCCGTCTTCTCGGTCTTCACCGCGCTCAAACTCACGAACGCGTTTCACGGCCTCTACTTCACCACCGCGTGGACGAGCGAGCCGTTTCCCCACCTCGCGATCCGCCACGAGTTGCTCTACTGGGTCGTCCTCGGACTGTCGTACGTCGTGATCGGCGTCGGCTTCTTCATGCTGCTCGAGCGGTTCTACTACACGGGTGCCGACAGTCGTCCGCTCGCGGCCCTCGTCGTCGTGACGGGGATCCCCGTCGTCGCGACGCTGTTCGGCGGCCGGGTGGAGTGGCTGCTTCCGCTGATGTACGAGCCGCCGGGGGTCGCGCTGTTCGCGGTCGGAACGCTCTTCGTCTACAGCAACCGCCTCGAGACGATCCGGCTCACCGGCGCGTCGGACAAGCCGGCCATCTACCTCGACGGCGACGGCCGCGTTCGGGACTACAACACGTCGGCACGGGAGATACTTCCGTCGCTCGCGGACTCGATCGGGGAGCCGATCGAGTCGGTAAACGCCGCGGTCGCCGACGGGCTGGAAACGGACGGCGTGTGTGCGATCGACCGAGAGGGCGAGCCGCGTTCCTACGAGGTCGTGAGCACGCCCTTCACCGTCGGAGACGTTCCGACCGGACGACTGGTGACGCTCACGGACGTGACCGACCGGGAGGCGTACCGACGGCGACTCGAGATGAAAACGGAGCAGCTCGAGGCGCTGAACCGCGTCGTCAGACACGACATCCGGAACGACATGGCCGTGATCCTCGGCTGGATGGAGACGTTCGAGGGGCGCGTCGACGACGACCTCGAGCCGGTCCTCGACCGCGTCCTGCGGAAGGGAACGCACGTCGTCGAGCTCACGGAGACCGCCCGCGACTTCATCGAGTCGCTGTCGACGGAGGGGGCAGTCGACCTCCGGCCGGTCGACGTGCGGGAGACGGTCGACACGGAACTGGCGGCCGTTCGCGAGTCGTTCCCGGACGCGACGTTTCGCGTCGACGGCGAGATCCCGGACGTGCGGGTGCGCGGCAACCAGATGCTCTCGTCGGTTCTCCGAAATCTCCTCGAGAACGCGGTTCGCCACAACGACGAGGCGACGCCCGAGGTCGCGGTCGCCGTCGAAACCGCCGGCGAGACCGTCAGGATCTCGGTTCGGGACAACGGGCCCGGCATACCCGACGAGCGGAAACGGGAGGTCTTCGGCAAGGGCGAGAAGGGACTGGACAGCCCCGGAACCGGCATCGGACTGTACCTCGTCCACGTGTTGACGAACCAGTTCGGCGGCGAGGTGTGGGTGGAAGACGCTGAGCCCAAGGGGTCGGTGTTCGTCGTCGAGCTCGTGAACGCGGACCGGGCCGAGGGTGCGGCGGACGACGCGGATCGGCCGCCCAGGTATCCCCCGAACCTATAG
- a CDS encoding UvrD-helicase domain-containing protein: protein MNDPTVTRLFGGPGSGKTTALLDRVEEILEDDAADVRDVLVVSYTRAAAAEIRERLAERLDVSPRTLQGNVCTMHAKAYELLDLSRGDVVGEDDKEGFCEEYGIEFEDQHGGAGRRTARSTTIGNKIIATSQWLQRTERDVADWYDVPFQWNVEEVRLPPEEDPNAQQGNKYTPTWPSDDDRIDIPEAIRAWRAYKGEHGLVGFADMLERVAQRSLVPNVDYLVIDEFQDITTLQYGVFEEWKPHMEKVLIAGDDDQVVYAWQGADPDLLLETDVDEDVILPNSYRLPSEILNVVNAEIRHIDKRQEKDLHPRKEGGTVEAIESPSMLELVRNVRYTVEDDEGSVMCLFRARYQMFDFIDEFIDHGIPFTMLTDGRMWTDRVQDYVSAIEKLDDDEPITLLEARRLADMLQESAFGTHDREAFYDFIDDREEAADAEDISLVEVPTDEVRDRIPFMPDAASADDMVRKVTSFQRKSMGAYFEGEYAGMDPTRVRVGTIHSAKGREADHVFVATDLTEKVVEQMAASIDDPTDVDGVEEFTKTTSPVPVLTDNERRVFYVGMSRARERLVVMESLIGGAPTLPISVLLFNELRDEPPQELIDEVQDEVAVPEPEP, encoded by the coding sequence ATGAACGACCCCACCGTAACGCGACTGTTCGGCGGCCCCGGCAGCGGGAAGACCACGGCCCTCCTCGATCGGGTCGAGGAGATCCTCGAGGACGACGCGGCCGACGTCCGCGACGTGCTCGTCGTCTCCTACACCCGCGCGGCCGCCGCGGAGATCCGCGAGCGACTCGCCGAGCGACTCGACGTCTCCCCGCGAACCCTCCAGGGAAACGTCTGTACGATGCACGCGAAGGCGTACGAACTGCTCGACCTCTCGCGGGGGGACGTGGTCGGCGAGGACGACAAGGAGGGGTTCTGTGAGGAGTACGGCATCGAATTCGAGGACCAACACGGCGGGGCCGGCCGCCGGACCGCCCGGTCGACGACGATCGGCAACAAGATCATCGCCACCTCCCAGTGGCTCCAGCGCACCGAGCGCGACGTGGCCGACTGGTACGACGTGCCCTTCCAGTGGAACGTCGAGGAGGTGCGCCTCCCGCCCGAGGAGGACCCCAACGCCCAACAGGGGAACAAGTACACGCCGACGTGGCCCTCCGACGACGACCGGATCGACATCCCCGAGGCGATCCGCGCGTGGCGGGCGTACAAGGGCGAACACGGCCTCGTCGGCTTCGCCGACATGCTCGAGCGCGTCGCCCAGCGCTCGCTCGTGCCCAACGTCGACTACCTCGTCATCGACGAGTTCCAGGACATCACGACCCTCCAGTACGGCGTCTTCGAGGAGTGGAAGCCCCACATGGAGAAGGTGCTGATCGCCGGCGACGACGACCAGGTCGTCTACGCGTGGCAGGGGGCGGACCCCGACCTCCTCCTGGAGACCGACGTCGACGAGGACGTCATCCTCCCGAACTCCTACCGGCTCCCCTCGGAGATCCTCAACGTCGTCAACGCGGAGATCCGCCACATCGACAAGCGGCAGGAGAAGGACCTCCACCCGCGCAAGGAGGGCGGCACCGTCGAGGCGATCGAGTCGCCGTCGATGCTCGAACTCGTCCGGAACGTCCGGTACACGGTCGAGGACGACGAGGGCAGCGTGATGTGTCTGTTCCGCGCGCGCTACCAGATGTTCGACTTCATCGACGAGTTCATCGACCACGGGATCCCCTTCACGATGCTGACCGACGGGCGGATGTGGACCGACCGCGTCCAGGACTACGTGAGCGCGATCGAGAAGCTCGACGACGACGAGCCGATCACGCTGCTCGAGGCCCGCCGGCTGGCGGACATGCTCCAGGAGTCGGCGTTCGGCACCCACGACCGCGAGGCGTTCTACGACTTCATCGACGACCGCGAGGAGGCCGCGGACGCGGAGGACATCTCGCTGGTCGAGGTGCCGACCGACGAGGTCCGCGACCGGATCCCGTTCATGCCCGACGCGGCGAGCGCCGACGACATGGTCCGGAAGGTGACGAGCTTCCAGCGGAAGTCGATGGGCGCGTACTTCGAGGGCGAGTACGCGGGGATGGACCCGACCCGCGTCCGCGTCGGCACCATCCACTCCGCGAAGGGGCGCGAGGCCGACCACGTCTTCGTCGCGACCGATCTGACGGAGAAGGTGGTCGAGCAGATGGCTGCCTCCATCGACGACCCCACCGACGTCGACGGCGTCGAGGAGTTCACGAAGACCACGAGCCCCGTGCCGGTGCTCACCGACAACGAGCGGCGGGTGTTCTACGTCGGGATGTCCCGCGCCCGCGAGCGGCTCGTGGTCATGGAGAGCCTCATCGGCGGCGCGCCGACGCTCCCGATCAGCGTGCTGTTGTTCAACGAGCTCCGCGACGAGCCGCCACAGGAGCTCATCGACGAGGTCCAAGACGAGGTGGCGGTCCCCGAACCCGAGCCGTGA
- a CDS encoding pyridoxamine 5'-phosphate oxidase family protein: MTEHTPADVSDEIRYQGKAIDDPEWIPEFLAGQETGVLGLVDDDTPHLVTQLFVYDPEAGAIYLHGAQAGRAHDLVAEGDGPKASFTTSEKGRYVPADEPVNFTVEYSSVVAYGTVDFVTERADKRRVLERFMAKFAPQLTPGEDYEEMSEASIDRTAVYRLDVDSWSGKEGWKEPDHPDAYDLDAV; this comes from the coding sequence ATGACCGAACACACGCCCGCCGACGTCTCCGACGAGATCCGCTATCAGGGAAAGGCGATCGACGACCCCGAATGGATCCCGGAGTTCCTCGCCGGTCAGGAGACGGGCGTGCTCGGGCTCGTCGACGACGACACGCCGCACCTCGTGACGCAACTCTTCGTCTACGATCCCGAGGCCGGCGCGATCTACCTCCACGGCGCGCAGGCCGGGCGCGCACACGACCTCGTCGCAGAGGGCGATGGGCCGAAAGCCAGCTTCACGACGAGCGAGAAGGGCCGGTACGTCCCGGCCGACGAGCCGGTGAACTTCACCGTCGAGTACTCGAGCGTCGTCGCCTACGGGACTGTCGACTTCGTCACGGAACGGGCGGACAAACGCCGCGTCCTCGAGCGCTTCATGGCGAAGTTCGCTCCCCAGTTGACGCCGGGCGAGGACTACGAGGAGATGTCCGAGGCGTCCATCGACCGGACCGCGGTCTACCGCCTCGACGTGGACTCCTGGAGCGGCAAGGAGGGGTGGAAGGAGCCCGACCACCCGGACGCCTACGATCTGGACGCGGTGTGA
- a CDS encoding HNH endonuclease signature motif containing protein, with product MDRYIPAAVRRDLRTEVNHGCAVCGSPLVDYHHIIPKNERDHNNPEHMITLCPNHHRLADDGAISRERLYYLKNNPHNDEIVDSLFYFESEQPKFEIADLTCEVPQEGEYALVKINKKDLFVLEYNSGLITFNLEIYNQDNELIAEVTNNEWKAYTDRVWDLVYRSNELKIWDPDENIRLKLVYDKESDVIQFEGKFYYDNEELIIYPSRITSSRGGTVKGSGKIVLASPKNCVLFHIATDKGGIQMGKPFNL from the coding sequence ATGGATCGATATATTCCGGCAGCAGTACGCCGAGACCTAAGAACGGAAGTGAATCATGGCTGTGCTGTTTGCGGTTCTCCATTAGTTGACTATCATCATATCATTCCAAAAAATGAACGAGATCATAATAACCCAGAGCATATGATCACATTATGTCCAAACCATCACAGGCTAGCAGATGATGGCGCAATATCTCGCGAAAGATTATACTATTTAAAAAATAATCCACATAACGATGAAATTGTTGATTCTCTATTCTATTTTGAGTCAGAACAGCCCAAATTTGAAATAGCAGATCTGACTTGCGAAGTACCGCAGGAAGGAGAATATGCTCTAGTCAAAATAAACAAAAAAGATTTGTTTGTATTAGAATATAACTCTGGTTTGATCACATTCAATCTAGAGATATATAATCAAGATAATGAATTAATAGCCGAAGTCACAAACAATGAGTGGAAAGCTTATACAGACCGTGTTTGGGATCTCGTTTATAGAAGCAATGAACTCAAAATATGGGATCCAGATGAAAATATCAGATTAAAGCTAGTATATGACAAAGAATCAGATGTTATTCAGTTTGAAGGTAAATTCTATTATGACAATGAAGAACTGATAATTTATCCTTCTAGGATAACTTCATCGCGAGGAGGGACGGTCAAGGGTAGTGGTAAAATCGTATTAGCATCTCCAAAGAACTGTGTTTTATTCCATATTGCCACCGATAAAGGTGGAATACAGATGGGAAAACCCTTCAATCTTTGA
- a CDS encoding branched-chain amino acid transaminase, which translates to MGFDEMDVDTIWKNGEFLDWEDATTHVLTHALHYGTGVFEGLRSYETEQGPAIFRLEEHLDRLFDSAKMYDMEIDHSREEITEAILELLDRQDLTSCYIRPIAYYGYDSLGVSPGDCPTDLVLAAWPWGTYLGEEALEEGVDVMVSSWRKHASSQVPTNVKTTGLYVNSMLAGEEARRNGYVEAIVLNKEGNVAEGPGENVFMVNDGEVYTTGQAQSILEGITRDTVITLAEERGYTVHDEAVISRGQLYTADELFFTGSAAEVTPIRSVDDTEIGSGTRGPVTEELQEAFFEVIERRTDDHDEWFTYL; encoded by the coding sequence ATGGGCTTCGACGAGATGGACGTCGACACGATCTGGAAGAACGGGGAGTTCCTCGACTGGGAGGACGCGACCACCCACGTCCTCACGCACGCGCTCCACTACGGCACCGGCGTGTTCGAGGGACTCCGGAGCTACGAGACCGAGCAGGGTCCCGCGATCTTCCGGCTCGAGGAGCACCTCGACCGGCTGTTCGACTCCGCGAAGATGTACGACATGGAGATCGACCACTCCCGCGAGGAGATCACGGAGGCGATCCTCGAACTCCTCGACCGGCAGGACCTGACCTCCTGTTACATCCGGCCGATCGCCTACTACGGCTACGACTCGCTCGGCGTCTCCCCGGGGGACTGTCCGACCGACCTCGTGCTCGCCGCCTGGCCGTGGGGGACGTACCTCGGCGAGGAGGCCTTAGAGGAGGGCGTCGACGTGATGGTCTCCTCCTGGCGGAAACACGCCTCCTCGCAGGTCCCGACGAACGTGAAGACCACCGGGCTCTACGTCAACTCCATGCTCGCGGGCGAGGAGGCCCGCCGGAACGGCTACGTCGAGGCGATCGTCTTAAACAAGGAGGGGAACGTCGCGGAGGGCCCCGGCGAGAACGTGTTCATGGTCAACGACGGCGAGGTGTACACCACCGGCCAGGCGCAGTCGATCCTCGAGGGGATCACCCGCGACACCGTGATCACGCTGGCCGAGGAGCGCGGCTACACCGTCCACGACGAGGCCGTCATCTCGCGCGGACAGCTGTACACCGCCGACGAGCTGTTCTTCACCGGCTCGGCCGCCGAGGTGACGCCGATCCGCTCCGTCGACGACACGGAGATCGGAAGCGGCACGCGCGGTCCCGTGACGGAGGAGCTTCAGGAAGCGTTCTTCGAGGTCATCGAGCGCCGAACCGACGACCACGACGAGTGGTTCACGTACCTCTAG
- the ribB gene encoding 3,4-dihydroxy-2-butanone-4-phosphate synthase: MRADAEGPEADPDPADAPAAVGDADGDADADTDAAAAVDRALAAFRAGDPVCVHDFADREGETDIVYPAGAVDAAAVAHMRNDAGGLICVAVDDAVADAFGLPFLADALDHPAVNDDPAYDDRSSFSLPVNHRETFTGITDADRALTITEVANAAAAAAADPEGYTPEDFAASFRAPGHVHVLRGAVEGLADRVGHTELGLALAEAVDAPPAAVVCEMLDDETGDALAPADAAAYAERRGIPYVEGAALVEALR, encoded by the coding sequence ATGCGCGCCGACGCCGAGGGTCCCGAGGCGGACCCCGACCCGGCCGACGCGCCGGCCGCGGTCGGCGACGCGGACGGGGACGCCGATGCGGACACGGACGCGGCCGCCGCGGTCGACCGCGCGCTGGCGGCGTTCCGCGCCGGCGACCCGGTCTGTGTCCACGACTTCGCGGACCGCGAGGGAGAGACGGACATCGTCTACCCCGCGGGCGCGGTCGACGCCGCGGCCGTGGCGCACATGCGCAACGACGCCGGCGGGCTGATCTGCGTCGCCGTCGACGACGCGGTCGCCGACGCGTTCGGGCTCCCGTTCCTCGCGGACGCGCTCGACCACCCCGCGGTGAACGACGACCCCGCCTACGACGACCGCTCCTCCTTCTCGCTGCCGGTGAACCACCGCGAGACGTTCACGGGGATCACGGACGCGGACCGGGCGCTGACGATCACGGAGGTGGCGAACGCGGCCGCGGCGGCCGCCGCCGACCCGGAGGGGTACACCCCCGAGGACTTCGCGGCGTCGTTCCGCGCGCCCGGCCACGTCCACGTCCTGCGCGGCGCGGTCGAGGGGCTCGCGGACCGCGTGGGGCACACCGAACTGGGGCTGGCGCTCGCCGAGGCGGTCGACGCCCCGCCCGCCGCCGTGGTGTGTGAGATGCTCGACGACGAGACCGGCGACGCGCTCGCGCCCGCCGACGCCGCCGCCTACGCGGAGCGGCGCGGGATCCCCTACGTCGAGGGCGCGGCCCTCGTCGAGGCGCTGCGGTAA
- a CDS encoding DUF7563 family protein has translation MPTCQNCGSFVTADYVRVFTPNDVDRPRVCPGCEDLVRDGADVREARATRSN, from the coding sequence ATGCCGACCTGCCAGAACTGCGGTTCGTTCGTCACGGCCGACTACGTCAGGGTGTTCACGCCGAACGACGTGGACCGACCCCGCGTCTGTCCGGGCTGTGAGGACCTGGTCCGTGACGGTGCCGACGTGCGAGAAGCGCGCGCGACTCGAAGCAACTGA
- a CDS encoding DUF120 domain-containing protein, translated as MSEATAATADPAAMAALKHVALAGGLTETKVSCAALGDRLDASTQTASRRLQTLESAGLLERDVVGDGQWVRVTDAGEAALRGEYADYRRLFESDVELVLRGAVTGGMGEGRHYITLPGYAEQFASRLGYEPFPGTLNLELDEESVRRRGEIAGIDAVPIDAWEDEDRTYGAAACYAVTLVADGGRYEDAHAIVPDRTHHDDDKLEVIAPDELRAELDLADGDAVEVRVEATSRADALDADTDDPDEPLEEVA; from the coding sequence ATGTCAGAAGCGACGGCGGCGACCGCCGACCCGGCGGCGATGGCGGCGTTGAAACACGTCGCGCTCGCGGGCGGGCTGACGGAGACGAAGGTGTCGTGTGCGGCGCTCGGCGACCGCCTCGACGCGTCGACCCAGACCGCCTCCAGACGCCTCCAGACGCTCGAGTCCGCGGGGCTGCTCGAACGCGACGTGGTCGGCGACGGCCAGTGGGTCCGGGTCACCGACGCGGGCGAGGCCGCCCTCCGTGGCGAGTACGCCGACTACCGCCGGCTCTTCGAGAGCGACGTCGAACTCGTGCTTCGGGGGGCCGTCACCGGCGGGATGGGCGAGGGCCGTCACTACATCACCCTGCCGGGGTACGCGGAGCAGTTCGCTTCCCGGCTGGGGTACGAGCCGTTCCCGGGGACGCTCAACCTCGAACTCGACGAGGAGAGCGTCCGCCGGCGCGGCGAGATCGCGGGGATCGACGCCGTCCCGATCGACGCCTGGGAGGACGAGGACCGCACCTACGGCGCGGCCGCGTGCTACGCCGTCACCCTCGTCGCCGACGGCGGCCGCTACGAGGACGCCCACGCGATCGTGCCCGACCGCACCCACCACGACGACGACAAGCTCGAGGTGATCGCCCCCGACGAGCTCCGGGCGGAACTCGACCTCGCGGACGGCGACGCCGTCGAGGTCCGCGTCGAGGCGACCTCGCGGGCGGACGCGCTCGATGCGGACACCGACGACCCCGACGAGCCGCTCGAGGAGGTGGCCTGA
- a CDS encoding PRC-barrel domain-containing protein, producing MSTVLASALPEKPVLSADGRKLGTVHNLTIDPRSGDFETLLVDPDPNVPEPDALESAERDTDGERDVDDETIRLPGDAVTAVGDQVIVDLASGRSR from the coding sequence ATGTCCACGGTCCTCGCGAGCGCCCTCCCCGAGAAGCCGGTGCTCAGCGCAGACGGCAGGAAGCTCGGTACCGTCCACAACCTCACCATCGACCCGCGATCGGGAGACTTCGAGACGCTCCTCGTCGATCCCGATCCGAACGTACCCGAACCCGACGCGCTCGAGTCAGCCGAACGCGACACGGACGGTGAACGCGACGTCGACGACGAAACCATCCGGCTGCCCGGTGACGCGGTCACTGCGGTCGGCGACCAGGTGATCGTCGATCTCGCTTCCGGTCGGAGTCGGTAA
- a CDS encoding CDP-2,3-bis-(O-geranylgeranyl)-sn-glycerol synthase: MVGSLVATAFWAMVPAYVPNNAAVLAGGGRPIDGGREWRGARLLGDGKTWRGTAVGTAVGVLVALGLNAVVDPASAAIGVDLPTFELPAAVALAFGAMAGDIGASFLKRRSGRERGASFPGLDQLDFVVGALVAAFLVAPDWATAVFTLPVLAVVAVMTPVLHVATNVAAYALGLKNEPW, encoded by the coding sequence ATGGTCGGTTCCCTCGTCGCGACCGCGTTCTGGGCGATGGTGCCAGCGTACGTGCCGAACAACGCCGCGGTGCTCGCCGGCGGCGGTCGCCCCATCGACGGCGGCCGCGAGTGGCGGGGCGCGCGGCTGCTCGGCGACGGGAAGACGTGGCGGGGCACCGCGGTCGGGACGGCCGTCGGCGTGCTCGTCGCGCTCGGGCTCAACGCCGTCGTCGACCCCGCGAGCGCCGCCATCGGCGTCGACCTCCCGACGTTCGAGCTCCCCGCGGCGGTCGCGCTCGCGTTCGGCGCGATGGCCGGCGACATCGGCGCGTCCTTCCTCAAGCGGCGCTCCGGCCGCGAGCGCGGGGCGTCGTTCCCCGGACTCGACCAGCTCGACTTCGTCGTCGGCGCGCTCGTGGCCGCCTTCCTCGTCGCGCCCGACTGGGCGACGGCCGTCTTCACGCTCCCGGTGCTCGCCGTCGTGGCCGTGATGACGCCCGTCCTCCACGTGGCGACGAACGTCGCGGCCTACGCGCTCGGGCTGAAGAACGAGCCCTGGTGA
- a CDS encoding proline dehydrogenase family protein, which yields MIPPIARRFVAGESVPEALEHARARNEEGVGVILNLLGEHYDARADARADADAYRRLLDDLAATDLDACISVKPSQIGLDVSADLFEEQYRDLVAHAHERDAFVWCDMEDADTTDATLDAFESIAADYPWSVGQCVQSNLKRTREDLERLVDVPGVVRLVKGAYDEPDSIAYTDKADVDEAYRGDIEFLFERRDRGVAVGSHDPEMISLANRLAAEHDTDYEIQMLMGVREDAQRDLARQGVDVNQYAPYGNKWLSYFYRRVRERKENLTFALRAVAGA from the coding sequence ATGATACCCCCGATCGCGCGCCGGTTCGTCGCCGGCGAGAGCGTTCCCGAGGCGCTCGAGCACGCGCGGGCCCGCAACGAGGAGGGCGTCGGCGTCATCCTGAACCTGCTCGGGGAACACTACGACGCCCGGGCCGACGCCCGGGCCGACGCCGACGCGTACCGGCGGCTCCTCGACGACCTGGCCGCCACGGACCTCGACGCGTGTATCTCCGTGAAACCCTCGCAGATCGGCCTCGACGTCTCCGCCGACCTCTTCGAGGAGCAGTATCGCGACCTGGTCGCACACGCCCACGAGCGCGACGCGTTCGTCTGGTGTGACATGGAGGACGCCGACACCACGGACGCCACCCTCGACGCCTTCGAGTCGATCGCGGCGGACTACCCCTGGAGCGTCGGCCAGTGCGTCCAGTCGAATCTCAAACGGACCCGCGAGGACCTCGAGCGCCTCGTCGACGTTCCCGGCGTGGTCCGGCTCGTGAAGGGGGCGTACGACGAGCCCGACTCGATCGCGTACACGGACAAGGCCGATGTCGACGAGGCGTACCGCGGCGACATCGAGTTCCTCTTCGAACGTCGGGATCGGGGCGTCGCCGTCGGCAGTCACGACCCGGAGATGATCTCGCTCGCCAACCGGCTCGCGGCCGAACACGACACCGACTACGAGATCCAGATGCTGATGGGCGTCCGCGAGGACGCCCAGCGCGACCTCGCGCGACAGGGCGTCGACGTGAACCAGTACGCGCCCTACGGGAACAAGTGGCTCTCGTACTTCTACCGGCGCGTGCGCGAGCGGAAGGAGAACCTGACGTTCGCGTTGCGGGCGGTCGCCGGGGCGTGA